A genomic segment from uncultured Methanobrevibacter sp. encodes:
- the hmgA gene encoding hydroxymethylglutaryl-CoA reductase (NADPH), with protein sequence MDKEEIIEKLLAGEMKLYQIDKFTENATEALDIRREFIERHSNCKLEKIADYTLDMELAFAKNIENPIGTVQIPIGVAGPLKVNGEYAKDDFFVPLATSEGALLASVNRGCSAITAAGGANARVIGDKMTRAPAIKTDSVVEAVKVKQWFEDKFDELKAIAESTTSHGKLVKIDPIIIVGNYVYPRFVYSTGDSMGMNMVTIATEKVLAKLHEDLGVHALALSGNLCVDKKPAAINIVEGRGKTVVADILIPEAIVRAKLKTTAKAIEEVNTAKNLIGSAAAGSMAFNAHFANMIGAIFLATGQDEAHVVEGSLGITTAEDRDGDLYFSVNMPDLPIATIGGGTRLETANEGLQIIDCAGSGKVNKFAEIVISTVMAGELSLIAAISAGHLAKAHQELGR encoded by the coding sequence ATGGATAAAGAAGAAATTATTGAAAAGTTATTGGCTGGTGAAATGAAGCTTTATCAAATTGACAAGTTTACTGAAAATGCAACAGAAGCTTTAGACATCAGAAGGGAGTTTATAGAGAGACATTCCAATTGCAAGCTTGAAAAGATTGCTGATTATACTTTGGATATGGAACTTGCATTCGCAAAGAACATTGAGAATCCTATAGGAACTGTACAAATACCTATTGGAGTGGCAGGTCCATTAAAAGTCAATGGGGAATATGCGAAAGATGATTTCTTTGTACCTCTTGCAACATCTGAAGGCGCATTATTGGCTTCAGTCAATAGGGGCTGTTCAGCTATCACTGCAGCTGGAGGGGCTAATGCAAGGGTTATCGGCGATAAGATGACCAGAGCTCCAGCCATTAAAACAGATTCAGTTGTTGAAGCTGTAAAGGTCAAGCAATGGTTTGAAGATAAGTTTGATGAGCTTAAGGCAATTGCAGAATCAACAACTAGCCATGGAAAATTGGTTAAGATAGATCCTATTATCATTGTAGGAAATTATGTTTATCCTCGTTTCGTTTACTCAACTGGAGACAGTATGGGTATGAATATGGTAACAATTGCCACTGAAAAGGTATTGGCTAAATTGCATGAGGATTTAGGAGTTCATGCTTTGGCTTTAAGTGGAAATCTATGTGTTGACAAAAAGCCTGCAGCAATCAATATTGTTGAAGGAAGAGGAAAAACAGTGGTTGCAGACATATTAATACCGGAAGCAATTGTCAGAGCAAAGCTTAAGACAACTGCAAAGGCAATAGAAGAGGTAAACACCGCTAAAAACTTAATAGGTTCTGCTGCAGCAGGAAGCATGGCTTTCAATGCTCACTTTGCAAACATGATAGGAGCGATATTCTTGGCAACCGGTCAGGATGAAGCACATGTTGTGGAAGGTTCCTTAGGAATTACAACTGCAGAGGATAGGGATGGAGACTTATACTTCTCTGTAAACATGCCTGATTTGCCTATTGCTACCATTGGCGGTGGAACAAGACTTGAAACTGCTAATGAAGGATTGCAGATAATCGATTGTGCAGGATCCGGCAAGGTAAACAAATTTGCTGAAATTGTCATTTCAACTGTTATGGCTGGTGAATTGTCCTTAATTGCAGCAATATCTGCAGGACACTTGGCAAAAGCTCACCAAGAGCTAGGAAGATAA
- the sucD gene encoding succinate--CoA ligase subunit alpha, with the protein MIILNENTKCLVQGITGKQGQFHTEQMIKYNTKIVAGVTPGKGGQEVCGVPVFDSIEEAKENVDVNASIIFVPAPFAKDAAFESIDHLDLVIIITEHIPIHDTMEIMAYAKAKGVTVIGPNTPGVISPKVGKLGIMPTHIFSEGDVGVISRSGTLTYEIASQLTRAGIGQSTCVGIGGDPVIGTPYIDVLDMFENDPDTKEIVLIGEIGGGAEEAAAEYIKENITKPVVAYIAGLSAPPGKRMGHAGAIIAGNSGTAKSKMEALTAAGVKVAKKPSEIVEFIKEARGE; encoded by the coding sequence ATGATAATATTAAATGAAAATACAAAATGTTTGGTACAGGGAATTACTGGAAAACAAGGTCAATTCCATACTGAACAAATGATAAAATACAATACAAAGATTGTAGCAGGAGTAACTCCAGGCAAAGGCGGTCAGGAAGTTTGTGGAGTTCCTGTTTTTGATTCTATTGAAGAAGCTAAGGAAAATGTTGATGTAAATGCATCAATCATATTTGTACCTGCACCTTTTGCAAAGGATGCAGCATTTGAATCCATTGATCATTTGGATTTGGTTATTATAATCACTGAACACATACCTATTCATGACACTATGGAAATCATGGCTTATGCAAAGGCAAAAGGCGTTACTGTCATTGGACCAAACACTCCTGGTGTAATCTCTCCTAAAGTGGGAAAACTTGGTATTATGCCAACACATATCTTCTCTGAAGGTGATGTTGGAGTTATTTCCAGAAGCGGTACATTGACTTATGAAATTGCAAGCCAATTGACTCGTGCAGGAATCGGACAAAGCACTTGTGTAGGTATTGGAGGAGACCCTGTAATCGGTACTCCATACATTGATGTATTGGACATGTTCGAAAATGACCCAGATACAAAGGAAATAGTATTGATTGGTGAAATCGGTGGAGGAGCTGAAGAGGCTGCAGCTGAATACATTAAGGAGAACATTACTAAACCTGTTGTAGCTTATATTGCAGGTCTTTCTGCACCACCTGGAAAAAGAATGGGTCACGCAGGAGCTATCATTGCTGGTAACTCCGGTACTGCAAAAAGTAAAATGGAAGCTTTGACGGCTGCTGGCGTTAAAGTAGCTAAAAAACCTTCTGAAATTGTAGAATTTATTAAAGAAGCTCGTGGAGAATAA